One stretch of Oceanimonas pelagia DNA includes these proteins:
- the trmJ gene encoding tRNA (cytosine(32)/uridine(32)-2'-O)-methyltransferase TrmJ, whose product MLEQVRIVLVNTSHTGNMGSAARAMKTMGLSDLCLVDPVSPPDGQSVALAAGASDILASARTVPTLAEAVADCGLVIGTSARSRTWSWPMLNAREAGEKAMAEAPCHKVALVFGRERTGLTNEELQQCHYHVAIPANPEYSSLNLAMAVQTLSYEVRMAWLAGRQEQPVTESYPLASDLERFYEHLEQTLLDTGFIIKPHPGQVMTKLRRLFNRARPEDHELNILRGILTSVQRRMAHKSAE is encoded by the coding sequence GGGCCATGAAAACCATGGGCCTGAGCGATCTCTGCCTGGTGGATCCGGTCAGCCCGCCCGACGGCCAGTCGGTGGCCCTGGCCGCCGGCGCCAGCGACATTCTGGCCAGTGCCCGCACCGTGCCTACTCTGGCCGAGGCGGTGGCCGACTGTGGCCTGGTGATCGGCACCAGCGCCCGTTCGCGCACCTGGTCCTGGCCCATGCTCAATGCGCGGGAAGCGGGGGAAAAGGCGATGGCGGAAGCCCCCTGCCACAAGGTGGCGCTGGTGTTCGGCCGGGAGCGCACCGGGCTGACCAATGAAGAGCTGCAGCAGTGTCACTACCACGTGGCCATTCCCGCCAACCCGGAATACAGCTCCCTCAACCTGGCCATGGCGGTGCAGACCCTGAGTTATGAGGTGCGCATGGCCTGGCTGGCCGGCCGGCAGGAGCAGCCGGTGACAGAAAGCTACCCGCTGGCGTCGGATCTGGAACGGTTTTACGAGCATCTGGAACAGACTCTGCTGGACACCGGCTTTATCATCAAGCCCCATCCGGGGCAGGTGATGACCAAGTTGCGCCGGCTGTTCAACCGGGCCCGGCCGGAAGATCACGAGCTCAATATACTGCGGGGCATTCTGACCTCGGTGCAGCGTCGCATGGCGCACAAAAGCGCGGAATAA
- the iscR gene encoding Fe-S cluster assembly transcriptional regulator IscR, translated as MRLTSKGRYAVTAMLDVALHANQGPVSLADISERQGISLSYLEQLFSRLRKQGLVSSVRGPGGGYLLGQDAGDISVGAVIAAVDESVDATKCQGKGDCHGGNQCLTHTLWCALSERISNFLDAITLAELVSQNEVRRISGQQDKHLSMLNLEENQDRSVSVKVQL; from the coding sequence ATGAGACTGACATCGAAAGGGCGCTATGCGGTCACCGCCATGCTGGACGTGGCACTGCATGCCAACCAGGGGCCGGTATCCCTGGCCGATATCTCGGAGCGGCAGGGCATTTCCCTGTCCTATCTTGAACAGCTGTTCTCCCGCCTGCGCAAGCAGGGGCTGGTGAGCAGCGTGCGCGGCCCGGGTGGCGGTTACCTGCTGGGGCAGGACGCCGGTGACATCTCCGTGGGCGCGGTGATCGCCGCCGTCGACGAGTCGGTGGATGCCACCAAGTGTCAGGGCAAGGGGGACTGCCACGGCGGCAACCAGTGTCTGACTCACACCCTGTGGTGTGCCCTGAGCGAACGGATCAGCAACTTTCTCGACGCCATAACCCTGGCCGAGCTGGTCAGTCAGAACGAGGTCCGGCGCATATCCGGACAGCAAGACAAACATCTGAGCATGCTGAACCTGGAAGAAAACCAGGATCGGTCTGTGAGCGTTAAAGTTCAACTTTAA
- the iscU gene encoding Fe-S cluster assembly scaffold IscU, with protein sequence MAYSEKVIDHYENPRNVGGFDKNDPSVATGMVGAPACGDVMKLQLKISDDGIIEDAKFKTYGCGSAIASSSLITEWVKGKSLDEAASIKNTDIAEELALPPVKIHCSILAEDAIKAAIDDYKKKKNLA encoded by the coding sequence ATGGCTTACAGCGAAAAAGTAATCGATCACTATGAAAACCCCCGCAACGTCGGCGGTTTTGACAAGAACGACCCCAGTGTGGCCACCGGCATGGTGGGCGCGCCGGCCTGCGGCGACGTGATGAAGCTGCAACTGAAGATCAGTGACGACGGCATCATCGAGGATGCCAAGTTCAAGACCTACGGCTGTGGCTCCGCCATCGCCTCCAGCTCGCTGATCACCGAGTGGGTCAAGGGCAAGAGCCTGGATGAAGCGGCCAGCATCAAGAACACCGACATTGCCGAAGAGCTGGCCCTGCCGCCGGTGAAGATCCACTGCTCCATTCTGGCGGAGGATGCCATCAAGGCGGCCATCGACGATTACAAGAAGAAAAAGAACCTGGCGTAA
- a CDS encoding IscS subfamily cysteine desulfurase, whose amino-acid sequence MKLPIYLDYAATCPVDPRVAEKMMQYLTPDGFFGNPASRSHRFGWQAEEAVDIARNQIAELINADPREIVFTSGATESDNLAIKGIAHFYGKKGKHIVTSKTEHKAVLDPCRQLEREGYEVTYLEPQPNGLFTLEQIEGALRDDTILVSIMHVNNETGVIQDVKAIGELCRSRKIMFHVDAAQSAGKIPLDVQAMNIDLLSLSAHKIYGPKGIGALYVCRKPRVRLEAQMHGGGHERGMRSGTLATHQIVGMGEAFRIAKEEMQAEGERIRALRDRLYNGVKDIEEVYVNGDLEQRVPGILNISFAYVEGESLMMALKDLAVSSGSACTSASLEPSYVLRALGLNDELAHSSIRFSIGRFTTEEEVDYAIQLVNEAIGRLREMSPLWEMFKDGVDLEKVEWVHH is encoded by the coding sequence ATGAAACTGCCCATTTATCTCGACTATGCGGCTACCTGCCCGGTAGACCCTCGCGTCGCCGAAAAAATGATGCAATACCTGACCCCGGACGGCTTTTTCGGCAACCCGGCGTCCCGCTCCCACCGCTTTGGCTGGCAGGCGGAAGAGGCGGTGGACATCGCCCGCAACCAGATTGCCGAGCTGATCAACGCCGATCCGCGGGAGATCGTGTTCACCTCCGGCGCCACCGAGTCCGACAACCTGGCCATCAAGGGCATTGCCCACTTCTATGGCAAGAAGGGCAAGCACATCGTCACCTCCAAGACCGAACACAAGGCGGTGCTGGATCCCTGCCGCCAGCTGGAGCGGGAAGGCTATGAGGTGACTTACCTGGAGCCCCAGCCCAACGGCCTGTTCACCCTGGAGCAGATCGAAGGCGCCCTGCGTGACGACACCATTCTGGTGAGCATCATGCATGTCAATAACGAAACCGGCGTGATCCAGGATGTGAAAGCCATTGGCGAGCTGTGCCGCAGCCGCAAGATCATGTTCCATGTGGATGCCGCCCAGAGTGCCGGCAAGATTCCGCTGGACGTTCAGGCCATGAACATCGACCTGTTGTCGCTGTCGGCCCACAAGATTTACGGCCCCAAGGGCATCGGTGCCCTGTATGTATGCCGCAAGCCGCGGGTGCGTCTGGAAGCTCAGATGCACGGCGGCGGTCACGAGCGTGGCATGCGTTCCGGCACCCTGGCAACCCACCAGATCGTGGGCATGGGCGAGGCCTTCCGCATTGCGAAAGAAGAAATGCAGGCCGAGGGCGAACGTATTCGCGCCCTGCGCGACCGTCTTTACAACGGTGTGAAAGACATTGAAGAAGTTTATGTCAACGGCGATCTGGAACAGCGGGTGCCCGGCATTCTCAACATCAGCTTTGCCTATGTGGAAGGCGAGTCCCTGATGATGGCGCTGAAAGATCTGGCGGTGTCCTCCGGCTCGGCCTGTACCTCCGCCAGCCTGGAGCCGTCCTACGTGCTGCGTGCCCTGGGCCTGAACGACGAGCTGGCGCACAGCTCCATTCGCTTCAGCATCGGCCGCTTCACCACCGAGGAAGAAGTGGACTATGCGATACAGCTGGTGAACGAAGCCATTGGCCGCCTGCGGGAAATGTCCCCGCTGTGGGAGATGTTCAAGGATGGCGTGGACCTGGAAAAAGTTGAGTGGGTACACCATTAA
- the iscA gene encoding iron-sulfur cluster assembly protein IscA yields MAITITDAAAQRVQTFLNNRGKGIGLRLGVKTSGCSGLAYVLEFVDELSEGDQVFEHGEVKVIVDSKSLVYLDGTELDFVKEGLNEGFKFNNPNITGECGCGESFNV; encoded by the coding sequence ATGGCGATCACCATTACCGACGCGGCCGCCCAGCGGGTGCAGACCTTTCTCAACAACCGGGGCAAGGGCATTGGCCTGCGGCTGGGAGTGAAAACTTCCGGCTGTTCCGGCCTGGCCTATGTGCTGGAGTTCGTGGATGAGCTGTCCGAGGGCGATCAGGTGTTCGAGCATGGCGAGGTCAAGGTGATCGTCGACAGCAAGAGCCTGGTTTATCTGGATGGCACCGAGCTGGACTTCGTCAAGGAAGGGCTGAACGAAGGCTTCAAGTTCAACAACCCCAATATCACCGGGGAATGCGGTTGCGGCGAGAGCTTTAACGTTTAA
- the hscB gene encoding co-chaperone HscB, protein MNYFELFDLPAQFQLDGQALSEAYRRLQTRFHPDKFASRPERERLQAVQQAARINDAFSTLKDPLARAEYLLSLQGVDIRGEQQTLKDPAFLMQQMEWREQLEEIPAASDVFAAIMAFERELKQASNDYYRELEQQLDAGHWSDAADTVRKLKFMAKLHAELERVEDAQQEF, encoded by the coding sequence ATGAACTACTTTGAGCTGTTTGATCTGCCCGCTCAGTTTCAACTCGACGGTCAGGCCTTGTCCGAGGCCTACCGCCGGCTGCAGACCCGGTTCCATCCCGACAAATTCGCCTCCCGCCCCGAGCGGGAGCGTTTGCAGGCGGTACAGCAGGCCGCCCGCATCAACGACGCTTTTTCCACCCTCAAGGATCCGTTGGCTCGGGCCGAATACCTGCTGTCGCTGCAGGGCGTGGATATTCGTGGCGAGCAGCAAACTCTCAAGGATCCCGCGTTTCTGATGCAGCAAATGGAATGGCGCGAGCAGCTGGAAGAGATTCCCGCCGCCAGCGACGTGTTTGCCGCCATCATGGCCTTTGAGCGCGAGCTGAAACAGGCTTCGAACGATTATTATCGCGAACTGGAGCAGCAGCTTGACGCCGGTCACTGGAGTGACGCCGCCGACACGGTGCGCAAACTCAAATTCATGGCCAAGCTGCACGCCGAGCTTGAACGGGTGGAAGACGCCCAGCAGGAATTCTGA